A genome region from Bufo gargarizans isolate SCDJY-AF-19 chromosome 2, ASM1485885v1, whole genome shotgun sequence includes the following:
- the LOC122928231 gene encoding syncytin-A-like, translating to MKYSAASVNKSNCYICGAAKPHLGTVPLVLPESVEECFLTLFVNMSYNHSACTEWKSKYPLLLKNPRPGAGIQIYPGNYTCYKVSTHGRNVQNFNKGYCHKYSNLNISLTQNQVYSIGDVYWICGDGKIRSRLDGAWKGKCALAKAIMNMHIFTESDIIEKGVLKINKRSSPLSSFDPHVYIDAIGVPRGVPDEFKARDQVAAGFESILPIITVNKNVDWINYIYYNQQRFVNYTRDAFLGVAEELQADSIMTFQNRMVLDMILAEKGGVCRVLTDPTSCCTYIPNNTGPTGKVTIAIKKLEDLSIELKKNSGINNPWDQYSGWFTSWKQSLMQVGIVILIVIVVIGVVALCVIPCVRRMLEKGLSNMSLYQSTLPQEDRSPDGYKNYLISYREKKDKKGKNHVV from the coding sequence ATGAAGTATAGTGCAGCCTctgtgaataaaagtaactgttaTATATGCGGTGCTGCCAAGCCACACCTAGGTACCGTACCCCTAGTGTTACCAGAAAGTGTTGAAGAATGTTTTTTGACTCTTTTTGTTAATATGTCTTATAACCACAGTGCATGTACAGAATGGAAATCAAAATACCCTCTGTTGTTAAAAAATCCTCGCCCTGGGGCAGGAATCCAGATATATCCAGGTaactacacatgttacaaagttaGTACACATGGGAGGAATgtacagaatttcaacaaaggttattgtcacaaatacagcaatctgAACATATCCCTCACTCAGAACCAAGTATACTCCATAGGAGATGTGTACTGGATCTGTGGAGATGGAAAAATAAGATCCAGACTGGACGGTGCCTGGAAAGGTAAATGTGCGCTTGCCAAAGCTATAATGAACATGCACATTTTTACTGAATCAGATATTATAGAAAAAGGGGTGCTAAAGATAAACAAAAGAAGCAGCCCCCTTTCAAGTTTTGATCCCCATGTGTATATAGATGCAATAGGTGTTCCAAGAGGGGTCCCAGATGAGTTCAAAGCTAGAGATCAAGTAGCCGCCGGATTTGAATCAATATTGCCCATCATTACTGTGaataaaaatgtggattggataaaTTACATATACTACAATCAGCAAAGGTTTGTAAACTATACCAGAGATGCATTTCTAGGGGTAGCAGAAGAACTACAAGCAGACTCGATCATGACATTCCAGAATCGAATGGTGTTGGATATGATTCTTGCAGAGAAGGGCGGAGTGTGCCGAGTACTGACTGATCCAACCTCCTGCTGCACATACATACCAAATAATACTGGCCCCACTGGTAAGGTCACAATAGCTATAAAAAAGCTTGAAGATCTGTCAATAGAACTGAAAAAGAACTCAGGTATAAATAATCCATGGGATCAatactctgggtggttcacaagttGGAAACAAAGTCTAATGCAAGTAGGGATTGTCATACTAATAGTAATTGTAGTAATAGGTGTAGTAGCATTATGTGTTATTCCTTGTGTGAGACGAATGCTAGAAAAAGGGCTCTCTAATATGTCATTATATCAGAGTACTCTACCCCAGGAGGATCGAAGCCCAGATGGGTATAAGAATTACCTAATATCATATAGAGAGAAAAAGGACAAGAAAGGAAAGAACCATGTAGTGTGA